DNA from Pseudomonas putida:
CGTTGGTGTATGGCAACAACGACGTGCCGGGCAACATGCTGGCCGGTGCCGTGTCCACCTACGTTCGCCGCTACGGTGTGGCCCCTGGCCGCAAGCTGGTGCTGTCGACCAACAACGACCATGCCTACCGCGCCGCGCTGGACTGGCACGACGCCGGCCTGCAGGTGGTCGCCATCGCTGATGCCCGCCACAACCCACGTGGCTCGCTGGTTGAAGAGGCCCGTGCAAAAGGCATTCGCATCCTCACTTCCAGCGCCGTGGTCGAGGCCAAAGGCAGCAAGCACGTCACCGGCGCCCGCGTGGCGGCCATCGATGTGCAGGCGCACAAAGTCACCAGCCCAGGCGAAACCCTCGAGTGTGACCTGATCGCGTCCTCGGGCGGTTACAGCCCGATCGTCCACCTCGCCTCGCACTTGGGCGGTCGCCCGGTATGGCGTGACGACATTCTCGGCTTCGTGCCGGGCGATGCACCGCAGAAACGCGAATGCGTCGGGGGCATCAACGGTGTCTACGCCCTTGGCGATGTGATTGCCGATGGTTTCGAAGGCGGTGTGCGCGCAGCTACCGAAGCGGGCTTCAAGGCAACCGTTGGCACCCTGCCAAAAACCGTGGCGCGCAAGGAAGAGGCCACCGTGGCATTGTTCCAGGTGCCGCACGACAAAGGCACCAAAGGGCCGAAGCAGTTCGTCGACCAGCAGAACGACGTGACTGCAGCGGGTATCGAGCTGGCCACCCGTGAAGGCTTCGAGTCGGTCGAGCACGTCAAGCGCTACACCGCGCTGGGCTTCGGTACCGACCAGGGCAAACTGGGCAACATCAACGGCCTGGCCATCGCCGCCCGTTCGATCGGCATCACCATCCCGGAAATGGGCACCACCATGTTCCGCCCCAACTACACGCCGGTCACCTTCGGCGCGGTAGCGGGCCGTCACTGTGGTCACCTGTTCGAGCCCGTGCGCTTCACTGCCTTGCATGCCTGGCACGTGAAGAACGGCGCCGAGTTCGAAGACGTCGGCCAGTGGAAGCGCCCGTGGTACTTCCCGAAAGCCGGCGAAGACATCCATGCCGCCGTGGCCCGTGAATGCAAGGCCGTACGCGACAGCGTGGGCCTGCTGGACGCCTCGACCCTGGGCAAGATCGACATCCAGGGCCCGGACGCCCGTGAGTTCCTCAACCGCATCTACACCAACGCCTGGACCAAGCTCGACGTGGGCAAGGCCCGCTACGGCCTGATGTGCAAGGAAGACGGTATGGTCTTCGACGACGGCGTAACCGCCTGCGTCGGCGACAACCACTTCATCATGACCACCACCACCGGCGGCGCCGCGCGCGTGCTGCAGTGGATGGAGCTGTACCACCAGACTGAATGGCCGGAGCTGAAGGTGTACTTCACCTCGGTCACCGACCACTGGGCCACCATGACCCTGTCCGGCCCCAACAGCCGCAAGCTGCTGAGCGAGCTGACCGACATCGACATGGACAAGGAAGCCTTCCCGTTCATGACCTGGAAGGAAGGCAACGTTGGCGGCGTACCGGCCCGTGTGTTCCGTATCTCGTTCACCGGCGAGCTGTCGTACGAAGTCAACGTGCAGGCCAACTACGCCATGGGCGTGCTGGAACAGATCATCGAGGCCGGCAAGAAGTACAACCTGACCCCGTATGGCACCGAGACCATGCACGTACTGCGTGCCGAGAAGGGCTTCATCATCGTTGGCCAGGACACCGACGGTTCGATGAACCCGGACGACCTGAACATGAGCTGGTGCGTTGGCCGCAACAAACCGTTCTCGTGGATCGGCCTGCGTGGCATGAACCGCGAAGACTGCGTGCGTGAGAACCGCAAGCAGCTGGTAGGCCTGAAGCCGGTCGACCCGACCAAGTGGCTGCCGGAAGGCGCTCAGTTGGTATTCGACCCGAAACAGCCGATCCCGATGGACATGGTTGGCCACGTCACCTCCAGCTATGCCTCCAACTCCCTGGGCTACTCGTTTGCCATGGGTGTGGTCAAAGGCGGCCTCAAGCGCATGGGCGAGCGAGTCTACTCGCCGCAGGCGGATGGCAGCGTGATCGAGGCGGAGATCGTGTCTTCGGTGTTCTTCGATCCGAAGGGTGAGCGGCAGAACGTCTAAAGGCCCCCGGATGGCAAACGGTGCCGGGCTGGTAATGAGGGCCCTGTGGGAGCGGGTTCACCCGCGAAGAGGGCGGTGAATCCACCCTCGCATTCGCGGGTAAACCCGCTCCCACAGGATGCACCACCCGCCATGGCACCGCATGCGACCTACAGAATTCAAGGCAGGTAAGAAATGAGCGCTATCAACGTCTTCCAGCAAAACCCCGGCGCCGAGGCCAAGGCCCAGTCGCCACTGCACCACGCCGACCTGGCCAGCCTGGTTGGCAAAGGCCGCAAGAACGCAGGCGTGACCCTGCGTGAACGCAAGTTCCTCGGCCACCTCACCCTTCGCGGTGATGGCCACAACCCGGAATTCGCCGCCGGCGTGCACAAGGCCCTGGGCCTGGAGCTGCCCGTGGCGCTGACCGTGGTCGCCAACAACGACATGTCGCTGCAATGGGTCGGCCCTGACGAGTGGCTGCTGATCGTGCCCGGCGGCCAGGAACTGGCGGTCGAGCAAAAGCTGCGCGCGGCCCTTGACGGCCAGCATATCCAGGTAGTCAACGTCAGCGGCGGGCAAAGCCTGCTGGAACTGCGCGGCCCCAACGTGCGCGAAGTGCTGATGAAGTCCACCAGCTATGATGTTCACCCGAACAACTTCCCGGTGGGCAAGGCTGTCGGCACCGTGTTCGCCAAATCGCAACTGGTGATCCGCCGCACCGCCGAAGACACCTGGGAGCTGGTGATTCGCCGCAGCTTCGCCGACTACTGGTGGCTGTGGCTGCAGGACGCTTCGGCCGAGTACGGCCTGAGCATCGAGGCTTAAGGAGAGCAGAACATGAGTCGGGCACCGGATACCTGGATTCTCACCGCCGACTGCCCGAGCATGCTCGGCACCGTCGACGTGGTGACGCGTTACCTCTTCGAGCAGCGCTGCTACGTGACGGAGCACCACTCCTTCGATGACCGGCAGTCTGGGCGGTTCTTCATTCGCGTGGAGTTCCGTGCCCCTGATGCCTTCGACGAGGACGGCTTTCGCGCCGGCCTCGCCGAGCGCAGCGAAGCGTTCGGCATGGCTTTCGAGCTGACCGCCCCGAACCACCGCCCCAAGGTGGTGATCATGGTGTCCAAGGCCGACCACTGCCTGAACGACTTGCTGTATCGCCAGCGCATCGGCCAGCTGGGCATGGACGTGGTCGCGGTGGTGTCCAACCACCCCGACCTCGAACCCCTGGCCCAGTGGCACAAGATTCCCTATTACCACTTTGCCCTCGACCCCAAGGACAAGCCTGGGCAAGAGCGCAAAGTGCTGCAGGTGATCGAGGAGACCGGCGCCGAGCTGGTCATCCTTGCCCGCTACATGCAGGTGTTGTCGCCCGAGCTGTGCCGGCGCCTGGATGGCTGGGCGATCAACATTCACCATTCGTTGTTGCCTGGGTTCAAGGGTGCCAAGCCTTATCACCAGGCGTACAACAAGGGCGTGAAGATGGTCGGGGCCACGGCGCACTACATCAATAACGACCTGGACGAAGGGCCGATCATTGCCCAGGGCGTGGAGGTGGTGGACCACAGCCATTACCCGGAAGACCTGATTGCCAAAGGGCGCGACATCGAGTGCCTGACCTTGGCGCGGGCTGTGGGGTATCACATCGAGCGGCGCGTGTTCCTCAACGCCAACCGGACGGTCGTTCTCTGAACAATTCTGGGGCTGCTGCGCAGCCTTGTCGCGACACAAGGCCGCTCCTACAGGCGATCGCGTTCCCCTGTAGGAGCGGCCTTGTGTCGCGATAGGGCCGCAAAGTGGCCCCAGCTTTTGGTCTGCCGTAAAAAGGCATCCCCCTGTCGTTTTCAGTCAGTGCATCTCGCCCCATCAGGCCCACAATTCCCTGCATTCCAGAAACACATGCCGCCCATGGATGGCGGCGCGTTCAACCACCGCTGCATAAATAAAAATCAAGCGAGGTAAGAGCATGTCTGGCAATCGTGGAGTGGTATATCTCGGCGCCGGCAAGGTCGAAGTGCAGAAGATCGACTACCCGAAAATGCAGGACCCGCGCGGCAAGAAGATCGAACACGGCGTCATCCTCAAGGTGGTCTCCACCAACATCTGCGGCTCCGACCAGCACATGGTCCGTGGCCGTACCACTGCCCAGGTCGGCCTGGTTCTGGGCCATGAAATCACTGGTGAAATCGTCGAGAAGGGCAGCGACGTCGAGCGCATGCAGATCGGCGACCTGGTATCGGTACCGTTCAACGTCGCCTGTGGCCGCTGCCGCTCGTGCAAAGAGATGCACACCGGTGTTTGCCTCACCGTTAACCCAGCCCGTGCTGGTGGTGCCTACGGCTATGTCGACATGGGCGACTGGACTGGCGGCCAGGCTGAATACGTGCTGGTGCCGTACGCCGACTTCAACCTGCTGAAACTGCCAGAGCGCGACAAGGCCATGGAAAAGATCCGTGACCTGACTTGCCTCTCCGACATCCTGCCAACCGGCTACCACGGTGCCGTGACTGCTGGCGTAGGCCCAGGCAGCACCGTTTACGTCGCGGGCGCTGGGCCAGTCGGCCTGGCCGCCGCTGCCTCGGCCCGCCTGCTGGGCGCTGCCTGCGTGATCGTGGGCGACCTGAACCCTGCCCGCCTGGCCCACGCCAAGTCCCAGGGCTTCGAGGTGGTCGACCTGTCCAAGGACACCCCGCTGCATGAGCAGATCGTCGACATCCTCGGTGAGCCAGAAGTGGACTGCGCCGTTGACGCCGTTGGCTTCGAAGCCCGTGGCCATGGTCACGAAGGTGCCAAGCATGAAGCCCCGGCCACTGTACTGAACTCGCTGATGCAGGTGACCCGCGTTGCCGGCAGCATCGGTATTCCAGGCCTGTACGTGACCGAAGACCCGGGTGCGGTGGATGCCGCCGCCAAGATCGGCGCACTGAGCATCCGCTTCGGCCTGGGCTGGGCGAAGTCGCACAGCTTCCACACCGGCCAGACCCCGACCATGAAGTACAACCGCCAGCTGATGCAGGCGATCATGTGGGATCGGATCAATATTGCTGAGGTGGTGGGTGTGCAGGTGATCAACCTGGATCAGGCGCCGGAAGGGTATGGCGAGTTTGATGCGGGTGTGCCGAAGAAGTTTGTGATCGACCCGCACAAGATGTGGGGCGCGGCTTAAGGCCAAATAAAGATGCCCTCTTTTGAGGGCATTTTTACACTATCAAGAGTTCGACTTTCTGATCTCGCGCCTGGCATCAGCAGGTAGTGTGGTAGTCGGCCAATTTGGCGTAATGCCTTTGCGCCAAAGCGCTTCGCCAATCTGGGACAATTTCTCATTTTCGTTCATGAGCGCTGCGGCCCTAGCCAGATAATTCAAGGCTGGGGCTCTGTCGCCTTCGTCATGCAGTCTGGTTAACACGCCAATCTCCGCGCGATTGCGCTTGAATGTCTGCATATCCATTGCCCGGACGTGAGCTACTTCAGTACTGCTGCCTGGGTTTTGGAATAGCTCAAACACCCTGATGTGGGTACGCCCTTCAGTGACCGAGTTGTCGGCTTTTACCCTGCGAGGCATCTGCAATTTTGTGTCAATAAGTGCCTTTCGATGAGCTGTTCTGTTGAAATCTAACGGCTTCAACCAGGAACCAGCGGAAATCGCTGCATTCTTGCTAGTCCTCATTATCTGACCATTAGCTAGGTAAACACGCATGTGGCCGCTTTGGTCGCTGCTGTTTACTGGGTCGCCCTCACAATAGCAGTAAGCGTTCAGGCCCCCCTGACCAAAAGGGCTCCAGTTATCTGCAGCAACAAAGCGTCCGAGACGTGGTGAGTAGGCGCGGTATCCAAGCCCAAGCAGATAGCAGTTCGAACCAATGTCGAAAACCTCACCATTGAAGCCAGTCGTAGTCCTTAACGAGGGCAGAGATGGGTCGTGCCCATAGGCTGAGTAAGGGTGGTCCTCCTTATCACCCTCGCTCTCAACACTGAGAACCGAACCCTTATCGTTGGTGGCCAGCAATGCAATGCTGCGGTCTCCATTCGTCTGCTGCTCAGCCAGCGGTTGTTCCGCATTGCGGAAGATGGCGCGATGCTTATCGACTTGTTTCACGGTGATCAGCTTGTCGCCCTGGTAGAAGAAAAGCGAACTGTTCGACGCTTTGCTCATGATTCAAGTCTCTGCCGTGTTGGATAAATGGAGGCTGCTTGATGCCCATTCTGAACAGTCGAAGGGATTTTGATACTGGCAGAAATATCAGGCGTTGGCCGGATGCGGCGCGCTGAGCGTCTGCTTTGGCCAGGGTTGGGCGAAGTCGCACAGCTTCCACACTGGCCAGCCCCTGACCATGAGGTACAACTGCCAGCTGATGCAGGCGATCATGTGGGGCCGGATCAATATTGCTTGAAGTGGTGGGCGTGCAGGTGATCAACCTGGATCAGGCGCCGGAAGGGTATGGTGAGTTTGATGCGGGTGTGCCGAAGAAGTTTGTGATTGATCCGCATAAGATGTGGGGTGCGGCGTAACAACCGTCGAGTAAATAGAGCCCCTCAGATCGAGGGGCCCTTTTCATGACAGATCCAATGCCTTAACTAACCTCCAGGCATATTCCGCTCTTGCAGGCGCGAGCTTGCTTGCGAAGATGCCAGCCTCGGCCCCCAACCGGCAAGAGCTTTGCCACACTACGAGCTCGCTCGCAGTATTGCGTTTGCATTTTCTAAGTCGCTAGTAAGCTGTTTGTGGTGTTCGTTATAAGTACGATATTTTTCTAGGTGGGCTGAGTGCTTGGTTGTTATATCGGTAAGTTTTGTGCGCGCCTCGGAGATGCGAGATTCAATATCAGCTATTGTGTTTTTTACAGCGCGGCGATCTTTGGTCCAGTTAAGCGCGTCAGTATATGTTTTTCGCGAGGCGTTGCCTTTATCTATGATGGCTTCAAGATTTTCAGCTTCTTGTATCGGGCGTCCATGTGAGTGTTTTATTTGATTTATTCTTGCGCGAGTCCGATCGATTTCACCTGTTTGTTCGTCTATGAAACCTTTTAGGTGAATTTTTTCTGACTCGCTCAAGGCCGGAGCAGGTACGAATCTCTTATTACCTTGAATATTTTCCACTCTGTAGAGCTTACCGTTCACGACACGTCTCGACTTGGTCAGCGTGAGTGCTACAGGGGTTCGCAGTGGGTTTCTCGCTTGGCCGGACGGGTCGGTGTAATTAATCGGGTCGTTTGAACAGTAGGCATAAGCATTCACACCGCCTCGACCAAACGGACTTTTCCCGTCTGGCGAAATGAAGCGCATTAACTGAGGTATATAAACTCGGTATCCGTTGCCGAGCATATAGATTGAAGCATGATTTTGCGCTAACTCACCATTGTAACCAAGTAGGAACGGCAGATTGGTTGCATGGCCGTATGGGGAGTATTGAGTGGCTATGTTATTCACTTCGCTCGCGCTGTATATGGAGTTCTTGTCGTCGACAAGCAGTAGTTTTGCTTCGCTTGTTTCAGAAGTTTTTTGGCCGAGGGGCCGTGAATCAGTGCCAAAAATGGTTGTGCTGCTGGAGCTGGAAACTTTGGTTACAGTATTGTGGTTTCGATAGAAAAACGCTGCGGTAGAGGGTTTTCTCTTCATGATCGTTACCTCAAATTCTAAGCACGGCTGATTTGAATTTTTATTATTTAGGAGCCGTCTGCCAACTGCTACTGGCAGAAATGACAGGTCACTCATAGCCCAGCGTGTATTCGATCTTGATCCAGGAACAAACCACTAATGTTGCGGTCAAAAGTCCGTTTCCCAGCCCATCCCATCCATGGCCAACGAGGTCCCTCCCGATGAAAGCGTTCACCTTGGCAACCCTGATGACCCTGGCCGCAAGCCCGGTGTTCGCCTTCAACCTCAGCGATGCCGCCAACGCCGTGTCGGCCATGCAAAACCAGAAGCAGAGCCAGCAAGCCCAAGTGCAGGCGCCCGAGGCACAGGCCAATTTGCTCAACACCCTGGGCAGTGAATTGAAGATCACCCCCGAACAGGCCGTAGGTGGGGCGGGTGCAATGCTGGGGTTGGCGCGCAACAATCTGAGCAGCGATGACTATGGGCAACTGACCAAGGCCGTGCCGGGGCTGGACCTGCTGGCCGGGGCCAATGCGCTGGGTGGGTTGAGTGGGTTGGGCGATTTGCTGGGCAAGAACAGCGAAAGCCAGTCGGCATTGAGCAATGCGCTGGGCAGCAACGTGGAAAACCGCAGCGACCTGGACACTGCGTTCAAGGCGCTGGGCATGGATACCGGGATGATCGGGCAGTTTGCGCCGTTGATTCTGCAGTACCTGGGGCAGCAAGGGATTGCTGGGTCGTTGTTGCAGAACCTGGGTAGCCTATGGACAACCCCGGCGCCGTTGACCCAGCCTTCGGTCTGAGGTTTTTGGGTTGCCAGCGGCGGCTCTATCGCCGGCAAGTTAGCGTCCACAGGTTTTTCGCAGACTTCAAGCCTGGCGCTGTACCTGTGGGAGCGGCCTTGTGTTGCGAAAGGGCCGCAAAGCGGCCCCGGCAATCTTCGAGGTGAAGCGGAAATCCCTGGGGCCGCTGCGCGGCCCTTTCGCGACACAAGGCCGCTCCTACAAGAAAAAGCGGTTTTGCGTCGTCTCGGCAGGTCAGGCCGCTTCGGTGAAATCCACCAGGCGCACCGGGCGGCGGAAGCCTGCGGTCAGTACGGCAAGGTACACAAGGCCTAGCGCAAACCAGCACAGGCCAATCACCAGCGTCAGCGCCGACAGGCTGGTCCACAGCCACAAGGTCAGCCCCAACCCCACCAATGGCACCACACCGTAGCGCAGCAGGTTCTTGGCATTGCGCTGGCTGGTGTCGTCCATCAGATGAGTTTTCACCACCGCCAGGTTCACCGCCGAGAACGCCACCAGTGCGCCAAAGCTGATCAGCGAGGCGAGGGTGGACAGGTCGATCACCAGCGCCAGCAGCGAGAACGCCGACACCAACGCAATGGCGAACACCGGCGTGCCAAAGCGCGGCGACAGGTAACCGAAGCTACGCCGTGGCAGCACGTTGTCACGGCCCATGGTGAACAGAATGCGCGACACCGCTGCCTGCGAAGCCAGCGCCGAACCC
Protein-coding regions in this window:
- a CDS encoding RHS repeat-associated core domain-containing protein, yielding MKRKPSTAAFFYRNHNTVTKVSSSSSTTIFGTDSRPLGQKTSETSEAKLLLVDDKNSIYSASEVNNIATQYSPYGHATNLPFLLGYNGELAQNHASIYMLGNGYRVYIPQLMRFISPDGKSPFGRGGVNAYAYCSNDPINYTDPSGQARNPLRTPVALTLTKSRRVVNGKLYRVENIQGNKRFVPAPALSESEKIHLKGFIDEQTGEIDRTRARINQIKHSHGRPIQEAENLEAIIDKGNASRKTYTDALNWTKDRRAVKNTIADIESRISEARTKLTDITTKHSAHLEKYRTYNEHHKQLTSDLENANAILRASS
- a CDS encoding DUF2780 domain-containing protein — encoded protein: MKAFTLATLMTLAASPVFAFNLSDAANAVSAMQNQKQSQQAQVQAPEAQANLLNTLGSELKITPEQAVGGAGAMLGLARNNLSSDDYGQLTKAVPGLDLLAGANALGGLSGLGDLLGKNSESQSALSNALGSNVENRSDLDTAFKALGMDTGMIGQFAPLILQYLGQQGIAGSLLQNLGSLWTTPAPLTQPSV
- a CDS encoding sarcosine oxidase subunit alpha — protein: MSQTYRLASGGRIDRSKVLNFTFNGKTYQGYAGDSLAAALLANGVDIVGRSFKYSRPRGIIAAGTEEPNAILQIGSSEATQIPNVRATQQALYAGLVATSTNGWPNVNNDVMGILGKVGGSMMPPGFYYKTFMYPKSFWMTYEKYIRKAAGLGRAPLQNDPDSYDYMNQHCDVLIVGAGPAGLAAALAAARSGARVILADEQEEFGGSLLDTRETLDGKPAADWVNAVVKELEGLPEVTLLPRATVNGYHDHNFLTIHERLTDHLGDRAPIGQVRHRVHRVRAKRVVLAPGAHERPLVYGNNDVPGNMLAGAVSTYVRRYGVAPGRKLVLSTNNDHAYRAALDWHDAGLQVVAIADARHNPRGSLVEEARAKGIRILTSSAVVEAKGSKHVTGARVAAIDVQAHKVTSPGETLECDLIASSGGYSPIVHLASHLGGRPVWRDDILGFVPGDAPQKRECVGGINGVYALGDVIADGFEGGVRAATEAGFKATVGTLPKTVARKEEATVALFQVPHDKGTKGPKQFVDQQNDVTAAGIELATREGFESVEHVKRYTALGFGTDQGKLGNINGLAIAARSIGITIPEMGTTMFRPNYTPVTFGAVAGRHCGHLFEPVRFTALHAWHVKNGAEFEDVGQWKRPWYFPKAGEDIHAAVARECKAVRDSVGLLDASTLGKIDIQGPDAREFLNRIYTNAWTKLDVGKARYGLMCKEDGMVFDDGVTACVGDNHFIMTTTTGGAARVLQWMELYHQTEWPELKVYFTSVTDHWATMTLSGPNSRKLLSELTDIDMDKEAFPFMTWKEGNVGGVPARVFRISFTGELSYEVNVQANYAMGVLEQIIEAGKKYNLTPYGTETMHVLRAEKGFIIVGQDTDGSMNPDDLNMSWCVGRNKPFSWIGLRGMNREDCVRENRKQLVGLKPVDPTKWLPEGAQLVFDPKQPIPMDMVGHVTSSYASNSLGYSFAMGVVKGGLKRMGERVYSPQADGSVIEAEIVSSVFFDPKGERQNV
- a CDS encoding RHS repeat-associated core domain-containing protein, with the translated sequence MSKASNSSLFFYQGDKLITVKQVDKHRAIFRNAEQPLAEQQTNGDRSIALLATNDKGSVLSVESEGDKEDHPYSAYGHDPSLPSLRTTTGFNGEVFDIGSNCYLLGLGYRAYSPRLGRFVAADNWSPFGQGGLNAYCYCEGDPVNSSDQSGHMRVYLANGQIMRTSKNAAISAGSWLKPLDFNRTAHRKALIDTKLQMPRRVKADNSVTEGRTHIRVFELFQNPGSSTEVAHVRAMDMQTFKRNRAEIGVLTRLHDEGDRAPALNYLARAAALMNENEKLSQIGEALWRKGITPNWPTTTLPADARREIRKSNS
- the fdhA gene encoding formaldehyde dehydrogenase, glutathione-independent; this encodes MSGNRGVVYLGAGKVEVQKIDYPKMQDPRGKKIEHGVILKVVSTNICGSDQHMVRGRTTAQVGLVLGHEITGEIVEKGSDVERMQIGDLVSVPFNVACGRCRSCKEMHTGVCLTVNPARAGGAYGYVDMGDWTGGQAEYVLVPYADFNLLKLPERDKAMEKIRDLTCLSDILPTGYHGAVTAGVGPGSTVYVAGAGPVGLAAAASARLLGAACVIVGDLNPARLAHAKSQGFEVVDLSKDTPLHEQIVDILGEPEVDCAVDAVGFEARGHGHEGAKHEAPATVLNSLMQVTRVAGSIGIPGLYVTEDPGAVDAAAKIGALSIRFGLGWAKSHSFHTGQTPTMKYNRQLMQAIMWDRINIAEVVGVQVINLDQAPEGYGEFDAGVPKKFVIDPHKMWGAA
- a CDS encoding sarcosine oxidase subunit gamma, whose translation is MSAINVFQQNPGAEAKAQSPLHHADLASLVGKGRKNAGVTLRERKFLGHLTLRGDGHNPEFAAGVHKALGLELPVALTVVANNDMSLQWVGPDEWLLIVPGGQELAVEQKLRAALDGQHIQVVNVSGGQSLLELRGPNVREVLMKSTSYDVHPNNFPVGKAVGTVFAKSQLVIRRTAEDTWELVIRRSFADYWWLWLQDASAEYGLSIEA
- the purU gene encoding formyltetrahydrofolate deformylase, which gives rise to MSRAPDTWILTADCPSMLGTVDVVTRYLFEQRCYVTEHHSFDDRQSGRFFIRVEFRAPDAFDEDGFRAGLAERSEAFGMAFELTAPNHRPKVVIMVSKADHCLNDLLYRQRIGQLGMDVVAVVSNHPDLEPLAQWHKIPYYHFALDPKDKPGQERKVLQVIEETGAELVILARYMQVLSPELCRRLDGWAINIHHSLLPGFKGAKPYHQAYNKGVKMVGATAHYINNDLDEGPIIAQGVEVVDHSHYPEDLIAKGRDIECLTLARAVGYHIERRVFLNANRTVVL